DNA from Blastocatellia bacterium:
CGCCGCAACGCCGCGGAGATTCTCAGGCACCGTGTGATGAAGAGTTTTTCGCCGGGCAACCTCTTCAGCAGCGTGCTTGAGGTGCAAGACCTGGTGCAGACGCTGCCGCGCCGGATGAATCGCATCCTTGAGCATGTCGCCAACAACGATCTTGAGGTGAGAGTCCAGGCGATTGACGAGACCAAGCTGATGGCGGGCTTTCAAAAAGTCGCCAACCGCATCACGATGGGGCTGGTGCTGGCGGCGTTGATTGTTGGGGCGGCCATGCTGATGCAGGTTCCGACATCTTTTCAGATATTCGGCTACCCCGGCCTGGCGATCATCTTCTTTCTGGCGGCGGCAGCGGGCGGCATCCTGCTGGTGCTCAACATCCTCTTCAAAGACGAGTGACGCCGCCGCAGTCGAAAAAACTTTCTTGACATCAAAAAGTAGCTCGAATATCATCGCAGCCATCTTTAAGTATACGGAAGAGGGGAAGCAGAAGAACCTGCCATCGGCTTCCATCTTCAGACCGTCGAGATGGTAAAAGCTTCTACGCTGAACTTCTCCCTCGTCGCTAAAGCGAACAGGTCGAATTCCTTCCTCAGGAGGTCAGCGATGGAAATCGAGAACAACCTTGATCAAATATCCACCAACAAGCCTGGGCTCCTGCAAGCCTGGCTCGTCAGCCGGCTAGTCGTTTTAGGGCTCGCCTTTGCTGTGTCGGCACAGACATTGATCCTTCCCGTGGCGGCTCAAAACGCAGGTGGCGCGCAGAAGGCTTCGTCGGCGAGACCACAAGAAGCTGAAAAACCTCCAAGCAATGGCCAGCCAAAAACGCCTGATAAAAAGTCGCCTCCCAAGCCTGTGGCCGAGAGTCGCCTGACTGGGTTAGAGCGCAAGTGGGCGCAGCAAGCCAGAACATTACTAGACGGCGTGTTGGCGACGGCGTATCGCGTCGAGCCTATCGAATGGCGCTGCCTGGTTGAAGTCGAAGCGGGAACGTTGCTGTGGCCAGACGACAAAGAGCGGGCCACCTCTATCTTCAAGAGTGCTATCGCAGCAATGCGCGAGCAGTTAAAGAAGGAGGGGGCACCGAAGGCGACCGGTGGCGAGTCGGAATCAAGGGCGCAAAGGTTCTGGTTCTTTATCGTGCGGCGAATCGCCGCGCTCAAGCCGGACCTCCTTCGGGAGTTGGTTGGCTCGGCGGACGGCGCAGGCAACCCGCTCAAGGCCGGCATCAAAGAAGAGTGGACACCAGAGGCGCGAGCGTTGATCAGTTTGGCTTACGACCGCATGGAAAGCGACCCGAAGTTCGCCGCGCAGCTTGCCGAAAAGTCTATGTCGCTGGGTTATGTAGATTGGACCGGCTTTCTCGAAGACCTCAGCAAGCGTGACGAGGGCGAAGCTGAACGGCTGGCGATGCTTCTGCTACAGCGGCTGCGCGACAGTTCTGCTAGCCCCCTTGAGATGCGGAACCTGGGGCGGTTTATTCTTGCGCCGGAGCGTTCCGCGGCACTGCAAAACGAGTTTTTCCGTTCGCTAGCTGTCCGCATCCGCCGCGACCTTCAGCCGGATGTGCCTTTGCAAGGGTTGACGGATGATCTACGGACGGCCCGTGAAATGGGCCAGCTCGCTACCCTCCGTTTCCCACAATGGGCGCCGGAGTTTGGTGAACTTGCCTCGGCGCTTGAAATGATGTTCACGGCGCAGTCCCGGCCAATCCCAGGCCCCCCTCAGAAAAGGATGATTGACGTGTCTTCTTTGCTCCCGTCCGAGGCCGGGGAGACACAGAGCATCGCCGATGAGCTGCCGCGTGTCACGACGATCAATGATGACCGACAACGAGATAAAGAATATCAACGCCTGGCGAGGCAGGCGGCGGCCAAAGAGAATATTCCGCTCGCCGAGGATATCCTCTCCAAAATCAATGATGTGGCCATCCGCAGAGAGGCCACGCTGACGGCTTATAGTCCGCTGGTCAGGAAGGCAATCAGCCAATCGAATTGGCCAGAAGCACAGAGGCTGGCTGCAAGAATCCTGGACCCGCTGGGCCGCACCCTGGTGTTTGATCGCATCGCTCAGGCCATGCTGCAAGCGCACCAGGAGAAGGCGCAGATTAAAGACATTTACCTGACAGCTCTGGCGCGGCTGGATAGGGAAGATGTCAGCGAACAGGCGGCCAGAGCGTTTCTGTTCATTTCACGGCCCCTTTACCCGCTCGAAGCAGAGCGCAGCACGTTAGCCATCCAGTCGGCGATTGCCATACTGAATCAGCTTTTTCTGAAGACAGGAACGATTGAAGAGTCTTCACTGACCTCTGCTGCGTCAAGTTGGATCCGCTTACCAAACTACTCCGTCAACTCCGCCGAGTTGCTTGATCTGACCGATTTGCTGCAAGCGGTGTTTAGGGAGATGGCGCGACGCGATAGCGATGCGGCGCTATCAATGGCTTACCGGCTGTCTGACTGGGGGCTATATTCGCTAGCGCGGCTGGCGATCAGCCGGGAACTGATCGAGAGGCGTAGCATGCCCCTGCCGCGTCGAGCAGGGGCATGATTCTATTCGCCTCACAAATCCTGAAGCCGCAGTTTGGTGTCGGCATTTTTCCACGCCGCATCAAGCTCGGCTTGCACGAAGGCGGCGGCTGACTGCTTGCCCTGCCCTTTCAGGCTTTCCACAAGCCCGAACAGCGCCCGCCCGCTGCGCGGATTCCTTTCCAGCTCGGCGCGAAAGACCGGCTCGGCTGCGGCGTAGTCGCCGCTTAAGAGCAGCGCCCCGCCCAGGGTTTCGCGCGTCGGCAGTTGCCAATCCGCCGGCTCGTCATACCTCAATGCGTCTTCGGCTTCGACTGCCCGCTTCAACAGATCAATCGCCGTCTTCTTGTCGCCCTTGAGCCATGCAATCTTGCCGGCAAGCAACGACTCGGCGACTTTAAACACCGTCGGCGCGGTGTTAAACCCGTAAGGCGAGTCGGCAGGGATCGTCTTCGTCGCCGCAATGAACAGCCTCTGCTCACTTTCGGCGTCACTGGCTTTGCCCGCGGCGACGTAAGCCAGGCCGCGCGCAAAGTGCCACATCGCGCCGGTCACCTTCAGCTTCTTGTCGGGCTCAGGCGACGCCAGCACCTCGTCCCACTTGCGAAAGCGCGCCAGCACAATCGTCGGCGTCGGCAAGAAGCTGTCGAGCATCGGCAGCATCACTTCGCCCATCGGCCCGCTCAGATACGGCTTCAAGTGCGCTTCGAGCTGAGCCGCGGCGCGCTGCGCATCCGTGAAGCGCCCCTGTAAGCAGTTGGCGATGGTCAGAAAGTGGAGGTTGTGCGAGTAGTACATCATCGAGTAGACGTTCTGCGCCCCCGCCACCTTGATATAGTCGCGGTCGGCCTCTGCGCCATAGACATTGGCGCGCGCCGCCGCTTCATAGTTGCCTGTGCGAATGTCAATGTGCGCCGGCATGTGGACGAGGTGACCGGCGGCCGGCGTCATCACTTTCAAACGCTGCGCGCTCGGCAGCGCCCACTCGGGGTGCGGCGACGCTTCGACGGCATGGATGTAGAGATGATTAGCGCCGATGTGGTCGGGGTTACGTTTCAGAATGGCTTCGAGGACGGCGACCAGCTCAAGCGTGCTTTCGGCGGGCTTGCCGTCGGCGCTCCAATACTGCCACGGGCTGAGCAGCATGATGCTCTCGGCATAAAATGTCCCGGCGTCGGGGTCGTCGGGATAGCGCCGCGCCACTTCGCTCATGGCGTTCTTGTAATCCAGATTCAGCTTCTTCAAATCGGCCTTCGGGTCGTTTGAATAGCGCCTGGCCAACGCCTGGATGTAAGCGCGCTCCGGCTCGCTCACCTTGGCGGCAAGCGGCAAGGCTTTCTGAATCGCTTCATACGCCCGCTTCTCGCGAGCCGGGTCTACGTCCATATTGATGTTCGGCCCCAGCGCCAGCGCCACGCCCCAGTAGGCCATCGCGCAGTCGGGGTCGAGCGTGGCGGCCTGCTGGAACGAGCGCACCGCCTCTTCATGGTTGAAGGCGTAGACCAGCCGCAAGCCTTGATCGAAGAAGCGCTGCGCTTCGGGGTTGCGCGTTGTGACCGGGTGGCGCAATTCACCGTAGCCTTCCATCAAGGTTACGGGCCGGGGCGCGGCCTCGTGTCCGGTGTGCTGCGCAATTGCCGGGGTGGATAACAGCAGGAAAGAAAGAGCGACCACAATTCGTTTCATCAAAGTCCTCCAGCTTATAGTAGAAAGACTGTTACGAACGCCCTGGGCTAACGGATTGTCTGGTTGTATCAGTGCGCGAACTTGCCGAAGCGGGCGCGGAACTCATCCTCTGACAGGTTCGCGGTTTCGGCCAGCTTCTTGAGCCATACGGCGTCAGTGAAATCTTTGGGGCCGAGGCGAACCATGTAATCGCGCGCCACCTGATAGCTTTCCGTGTCAACGTCAACGGCGCGACGGCGACCGCGGCCCGTCTCGGCATCGATCAGCTCGGCGAACGGCACCGCGTGCGCCTCGCCACCTTGCAGCGTCATCATCGCCCCGGAGCCGCCCTGCTTCAAGTAGCTCACCGCGGCGTAGCCGAGATCGCGCGCATACTCGGCGTCATAAGGAATGGGCGAGGCGCAGCGCAGCTCGTAGCCGATGGTCTTGTCAACAATCGTCACCTTGAAGCCGCGCTGTTCGAGCCGCGATTGCACTTCGGATTTCACCATGTGGCCGAGATCGATTTCGGTGACGCGGATGTTGCCCTGCTCGTCACGGTCTACGTCCTGAAGCTCGACGTTCTCTTCGGGGCTCAGGTGCTCGGCCAGCGCTTCGGCCATCAAGACGACGCCGAAGTCACGCCCCGAAGCGCGGCGCTTGATGATTGCGCCTTCGATGATGTCGCAGATGTCGTCGAGTTTGATCGTCTCTTTGCGAAATTCTTCGGGGATGATCGTGCAGGTGGCGCTGGCGGCTTTGCCGATGGCCAGCGTCAGATGGCCTGTGGGGCGACCCATGGTCACGCCGAAGTACCAGCGCACGGTGGTGCGCGCGTCTTCCATCAAATTCTTGACCAGCGCGACGCCGACGTGGCGCGCCGTCTCGTGGCCGAGCGTCGGCACAGGCAGCGGCATCCACACGTCGTTATCTATACTCTTGGGAACCAGCACGACGTTGATCGCGCCGCCGCTTTCCTGTTCGATGGCGACGGCGCTGCGAATCATGTCATCGCCGCCAATACAGACCAGCGCGTCAATGCCGATCTTGTTGAACGCCGCGATGGCATTTTCCAGGCTGCGGCGGTCGCGCGTGATGTCTGTGCGCGAGGTGCCGAGCAGCGAGCCGCCGTCGCGGTGCAGGCGCGAGACTTCGTCCGCCGTCAATTCATGCTGCTCGTCTGTGAAGCGCTCGGCGAGCCATTCAAAGCCGTCGTGAAAGCCGATGGGCGTGCAGCCATTATTGATCGCCTCGATGGCGACCGCGGCGATGACGCCGTTGGTGCCCGGCGCCGGCCCGCCGCCTACAATAATGCCGATTTTCTTGATTGCCATAACCTTTCCAATTGCGGATTGCGGATTGCGGAATCTGGAACGGGGATTATCTTCAGAGCTTGATGTCATCGGATAAAACTCGGGAATGAGTTCGATAATCCGCAATCCGCAATCCGCAATCTCAGTTGCCGAACCGGGCGCGCAGCTCGGCGGTCGTCATGCTGGCCGCGAGCGCCAGCTTCTCTAGCCACACCGCATTCTGAAAGTCCTGCGCCGTCAGCCGGATCATGTATTCGCGGGCGACGCGATAGCCTTCGCTTGCCGGGTCAACCAGGCGCACGCGCGTCTTGCCGGTCTCCGGCTCGCGAATGTCAGCGAAGGCCAGCGGCACTAGCCGCCCGCCCTGTATGCTGACCATCGCGCCCGACCCGCCGGCCAGCAAATAGCGGATGGCGCTATAGCCGAGGTCGCGGCAGTAAGCGGCGTCGTAAGGGATGGGGTCGGCGCAGCGCAGCTCGTAGCCGATGTTTTTATTGGTGATCGTCAAACGAATGCCGCGCGCCAGAAAGCGGCCCTGCACTTCAGCCTTGACCATGCGGCCCAGATCAATTTCGGCAAAACGGATGTGGCCGTGCTCGTCGCGCTCGGCGTCCTGTAACCCGGACAGCTCTTGCGGGTCGAGCTTCTCGATCAAGCCCTCGGCCAGTATGGCGACGCCGTAGGGCTGGTTCATCGCCCGCCGCTTGATGATCGAGCCTTCGACGATGTCGCAGATGTCGGCAAACGGCACGGTCGCGCTCGCGAACTCTTCGCCGATGATCGTCAGCGTCGCGCCCGACGCTTTGCCGATGCCGAGCGCCAGGTGGCCGGCCTTGCGCCCCATTGCCACGACCAGATACCAGCGCTTGGTCGAGCGCGCGTCTTCCATCAGGTTGCGCACCAGTTCGACGCCGACGTGCCGCGCCGTCTGGTAGCCGAAAGTCGGGATGTGTGCGGGCAGCGGCAAATCGTTGTCAATCGTCTTCGGCACATGGACCGTGTGAATCTGGTGGCCCGACTTTTCGTAGACGTAGCTCGACGACAGCGCCGTGTCGTCGCCGCCGATGGTGACCAGGTGCGTGACGCCGGCAGCCATCAACGTCTTGATGACCGACGAGATGGCCTGATCCGATCTGGTCGGGTTGTCGCGAGCCGTGCCGAGCACCGAGCCGCCGTCGAGATGAATGCGCGATACGTCTTCGATTCTTAGAGGGCGAATCTTCGAAGCATCTTCGCGGATGAGATGTTTGAAGCCTTCCTGCACGCCGACGACGTCGAAGCCTTCGTTGATGGCTTCGATGGCGGCAGCCGAGATGACCGCGTTGATGCCCGGCGCGGGGCCGCCGCCGACCAGGATCGCTAACTTGCGAGGCGCTGACATGCCCTTGATCTCCCTTGATGATTCCGGTGCCCGAATTAAAAAGATTGATTCTAGGGCGGCAACCGGAGAGTGACAAGTGACGAGTGACAAATGACAAGACGATGTGGCTCCGCGCCCGACATGACCTGGCCAGCGCGGTTCTTCTTGTCACTTGTCACTTGTCACTTGTCACCCGGTATTGCGCAGGCCGGCGGCGATGCCGTTGATCGTCGCGGCGAGCGCATAATTCAGCCCGTCGCTCGCTTCGCCGCTGCGCTTGCGGCGCAACAGGTCAACTTGAATCAGGCTCATCGGGTCAACGTAAGGGTTGCGCAGGCGAATCGAGCGCGCCAGCACCGTGTTCTTTTCAAGCAGCTCGGATTGCCGGCGAATGCGCAAGACGATGTGGTGCGTGCGCTCGAATTCTTCGACAATCATTTGAAAGATGCGCTCGCCGAGGTCACGGTCTTCGACCAGATCGGCGTACAAGCGGGCGATGGTCAGATCGGCTTTGGCCATGCCGATCTCGATGTTGCGAATCAGATCACCGAACATCGGGAAGTCATCCATCATGGTTTCCAGCAATCGCGCTTCGCCCGCGCCGCGCGCCGCAAAGCGCTCCATCGCATAGCCGACGCCGAACCATGCGGGCAGTACGTGGCGGCTCTGCATCCAGCCGAAGACCCAGGGGATGGCGCGCAGGTCTTCGATACCGCGCCGCGTGCTGCGCCGCGCCGGGCGCGAGCCGATCTTTACTTCATCGAACTCCAGCACCGGCGTCGCCTGCTCGAAGTAGGTCATCACCTCTTCGTTTTCAGCAATCCGCTCGCGGTAGAAGGCGAACGCGTCGCGGCTCATCTCTTCCATCGCCGCTTCCCATTCGCTTTCATCCGCGGCAGCGCTGCCGGGCCGCGCCAGGGCTTCGAGCGCCGCCGCAATCATCAGCTCAAGATTGCGCTCGGCGAGCACGGCGTCCGAATACTTCCAGTTGAGCACTTCGCCCTGTTCGGTAATTCTCAGCGCCCCATCAAAAGCGCCGACCGGCTGCGCAACGATGGCGCGGTGCGTCGGCCCGCCGCCGCGCCCGACGGTGCCGCCGCGACCATGAAAGAGCCGCAGCTTGACCTTGCACTCGCGGGCCACGGCGTGCAGGGCGCGGTGGGCTTTGTAAATCTCCCACGTGCTGGTCAGCATGCCGCCGTCTTTGTTCGAGTCCGAATAGCCGAGCATCACCTCCTGATGCTGGCCCCACGAATCGAGCAGCCGCGCGTAATCGGCGTTCGTCCACAGCGCCCGGCAGACCTCGGGGCAATGGCGCAGGTCTTCGATAGATTCAAACAGCGGCACAGGCATCAGGCCCGGATCATCGCCCGCGGCGGCGACGCCAACGCCCGCCAGCTCGGCCAGCCAGACAACCGACAAGACATCTTCGACCGCCCGCGCGCCGCTGATGACATAGCTCTGAATCGCCTGCGGCGGATAGGCGCGCTTTAACGCCGCGACGCGCCGCAGCATATCGATCAGCGCGGCGGTCTCTTCGGCAGGCGCGGCGGGCAATGTCGCATTCGCCGTCTGCTGAATCTCAGCGCCGCGCGACAGCTCGGCGACCGCCTGCGCGTGAACCCGCGCGTGCTGACGGATGTCGAGCGTGTGCAAGTGAAAGCCAAAGGTCTGCGCTTGACGAATCAATGGGTCGAGCAGTTGCTCGGCCAGCCGCTCGCCTTTATTCGCGGCCAAACTGTTACGCATCAAGCAGAGGTCGCCGCAGAATTCGCCGACGGCTCGGTAAGCGTCCGCGTGTTGCGGGTGATCGCGCGCGTGCAACAAACGATGCAGCACGAAGACCAGGAAGCGGCGATAGATTTCGTCTTTGGCGCGCAGCGGCGCGCTCGGGTCATCGGGGGCCATGCGCGCCGCGTAGTCTTCGAGCGCGGCGATCATCTCAGCCGATACCGCCGTCTGCATATCGGAAGGACTGAGCTGGCGAATCAGCTCGCGGGCGGCATTGATGTAATGGTCGAGAATGACGCGGCGCGCCATCTCTAGCGCCGCCGTTGTGGCATCGGGGGTGACGAAAGGGTTGCCGTCGCGGTCGCCGCCGATCCACGAGCCGAACTCGATCATCATCGGCAGCTCGCGCGACTTCACTTCGACGCCATAAGTCGAGTTCAGCGCGTCGCTGATCTCGTCGTAAAGTTTCGGCAACGTCGCAATCAACACCGACGGGTAGTAATCGAGCCCCATCTTGATCTCGTCGGGCACGGTCGGCTTGCGGCGGCGGACTTCGTCCGACTCCCACATCGCCGTGATGTCCGCGGCGATGGCTTCCTGAGCAATCAGCGCCTCGGCGTAAGGCAAGGGCAGTTGATCCAGGCGCTCAAGCTCGGCGGTGATGTGCTGGCGTTTGAAAAGGACCGTGCGGCGCGCGACTTCTGTCGGGTGAGCGGTGAAGACAGGGATGACGCGAATGCGGCGCAACAGGTCGAGCGCGTCGTCAACGGTCAGGCCGGCATCGCGCATGCGCGCAAACGTGCCGCGCATCGAGCCGGGCTGCGGCGGGCGGTCAATCAGGATTTCAGCGGCGCGGCGACGGCGCTTGCGGTGATTGGTCTCGGCCAGGTTGGTCAACTCGAAGTAGGTGGCAAAGGCTTTCGTTAACTGGTGCGCCTGTTCGACGCTCATCTCGGCGACGAACTGCCGCGCCTGCTCCATCAACTGATAAGCGTCCGCCGGACGATTGGCCTGCGCCTGCGACTCGCGATGCTCGATGGCCAGCAAGCGCAAGCGTTCGACGTGATCGAATAGCGCCTGGCCGGCCTGCTCTTTCAAGACGTCGCCGAGCAAGCGTCCGAGCGAGCGCACGTCGCGGCGCAGCGGCGCTTCTTTCAGCCGCGGGTCGTCGCTCATCATTTCGTTGAGCCGCGCCGTTTGATCTTCAGGTGCCCAGAGGGCCTCTTTCATCGCCATCGTGTGAGCCTCCGCCCGCTGCAAAAAAACAGAATCGCATACCGCCCATGCTTTTTCCACAACCCGCGAGCCCTGTGCGCCGCGCAACGATCAGCCTGCTTGACGATGAGAGAGGCAAAGGCTAGGCTGACCGAGGCGCTGCCGCCGACATCAGAGGAGATGAAAAGATGACGAAGATTGTTTTTGCTGCCGCAGTGGTTTTATGCCTGCTGGTCGCGCTGGGCGGCGCGGCACAGGCGCAGGCGAAGAAAGACCCATGCGACAACGCCCAGACGCAGGTCGAGATAAACGACTGTCAGGCCCGCGAGTACAAGAAAGCCGATACCGCCCTGAATGCCGTTTACAAACAGTTGATGACCAAGCTGGAGGATGAAGGCGAGCGCGCGGCTCTGAAAGCGGCGCAGGTGGCATGGATCAAGTTCCGCGACTCTGACTGCGAGTTTGAAGCCTACCAGAACAAGGGCGGAACGATTTATCCGCTGATCTACGACGGCTGTTTAACGACGCTGACGCAACAGCGCACCAAGCAGTTGCGCGAGTTGCTCAAAGATCGTTGATGGCGGCTGGCCCTGCCGGCTTCATTCGAACTGGCGTTTGAATTCGAGGAACTGCTGTTGCAGATCGGCGAGCTGCTGGCGCAACGTCTCGACATCGCTTTCGAGCTGCGCGAGGCGCTGGTTTTCGGCGCGCACTTCAAGCACGGCGGCTTCTGCGCGCGGCGCGGCGGGCGCTTCTTCGACATGAACTTCGCCGGCCAGCAGGTGAGCGTAGCGCGATTCCTTGGTGCCCGGCTGGCGTGGCAGCTTGACGATTAACGGCGGCTCGGAGGTCATTAATGATTCGAGCGTCATCTCGACTTCGGCCAGCTCGGCGAATTCATACATGCGGCCCGTGCGGCCTTTGATCTCACCGATGGTCTGCGGCCCGCGCAGCATCAAGACCGCCAGCACGGCGGTCTCCTGCTCAGCGAGATTGTACTTCTCTGACAGCCTGTGCTCGTACTTCGGCACGCGCGCGCCGGCGGCGGTGACTAGCCAGACGAGCTGCTTTTCGCGTAAGGATTCCAGGGCGCGGGCGACCGTGCGCTCGTCATAAGAGACGACCGGCTCGCGGCCCGTCAGTTGATTGCAGGCGTTGACCAGCGCATTCAGTGTCAGCGGATAATACTCCGGCGTCGCCATCTGCTTTTCGACCAGCGAGCCGACGACTCGCACCTCAATCGCATCCATCAAAGCATCCATACAGCCTCACTGTCGCAATGTGCTGAAGATTACAAAATCAATTGGCGCGGCGCAGGCGGCCCCAGAAATCGCCGGTCAGGTAATCGGGGTCAACACCTTCGTAGCGCGCCTCCAAATCGGCCTCGGCCAGCACATGACCTTGCAGCCAGATGTTGGCGCTGAAGGCCGCGCCGATCTTCAACTGGCCGCGCAGGACATCGCCATTGACGATCACTTCCAGGCGGATCGTGCCGGCGTCAATGTGAACCCAGAACAACTCCGCGCCGGTCGCCGGGTTGCGCAAGCCGCGCCACGCCAGCACTCGCCCGTTGATCACGTAATCGTTCTCGCAAGCCTGCGCGACCAGGCCCTCGATCTCTGTGGCCTTCAGGAAG
Protein-coding regions in this window:
- the ppc gene encoding phosphoenolpyruvate carboxylase, which encodes MAMKEALWAPEDQTARLNEMMSDDPRLKEAPLRRDVRSLGRLLGDVLKEQAGQALFDHVERLRLLAIEHRESQAQANRPADAYQLMEQARQFVAEMSVEQAHQLTKAFATYFELTNLAETNHRKRRRRAAEILIDRPPQPGSMRGTFARMRDAGLTVDDALDLLRRIRVIPVFTAHPTEVARRTVLFKRQHITAELERLDQLPLPYAEALIAQEAIAADITAMWESDEVRRRKPTVPDEIKMGLDYYPSVLIATLPKLYDEISDALNSTYGVEVKSRELPMMIEFGSWIGGDRDGNPFVTPDATTAALEMARRVILDHYINAARELIRQLSPSDMQTAVSAEMIAALEDYAARMAPDDPSAPLRAKDEIYRRFLVFVLHRLLHARDHPQHADAYRAVGEFCGDLCLMRNSLAANKGERLAEQLLDPLIRQAQTFGFHLHTLDIRQHARVHAQAVAELSRGAEIQQTANATLPAAPAEETAALIDMLRRVAALKRAYPPQAIQSYVISGARAVEDVLSVVWLAELAGVGVAAAGDDPGLMPVPLFESIEDLRHCPEVCRALWTNADYARLLDSWGQHQEVMLGYSDSNKDGGMLTSTWEIYKAHRALHAVARECKVKLRLFHGRGGTVGRGGGPTHRAIVAQPVGAFDGALRITEQGEVLNWKYSDAVLAERNLELMIAAALEALARPGSAAADESEWEAAMEEMSRDAFAFYRERIAENEEVMTYFEQATPVLEFDEVKIGSRPARRSTRRGIEDLRAIPWVFGWMQSRHVLPAWFGVGYAMERFAARGAGEARLLETMMDDFPMFGDLIRNIEIGMAKADLTIARLYADLVEDRDLGERIFQMIVEEFERTHHIVLRIRRQSELLEKNTVLARSIRLRNPYVDPMSLIQVDLLRRKRSGEASDGLNYALAATINGIAAGLRNTG
- a CDS encoding lysozyme inhibitor LprI family protein — its product is MTKIVFAAAVVLCLLVALGGAAQAQAKKDPCDNAQTQVEINDCQAREYKKADTALNAVYKQLMTKLEDEGERAALKAAQVAWIKFRDSDCEFEAYQNKGGTIYPLIYDGCLTTLTQQRTKQLRELLKDR
- a CDS encoding tetratricopeptide repeat protein; translation: MKRIVVALSFLLLSTPAIAQHTGHEAAPRPVTLMEGYGELRHPVTTRNPEAQRFFDQGLRLVYAFNHEEAVRSFQQAATLDPDCAMAYWGVALALGPNINMDVDPAREKRAYEAIQKALPLAAKVSEPERAYIQALARRYSNDPKADLKKLNLDYKNAMSEVARRYPDDPDAGTFYAESIMLLSPWQYWSADGKPAESTLELVAVLEAILKRNPDHIGANHLYIHAVEASPHPEWALPSAQRLKVMTPAAGHLVHMPAHIDIRTGNYEAAARANVYGAEADRDYIKVAGAQNVYSMMYYSHNLHFLTIANCLQGRFTDAQRAAAQLEAHLKPYLSGPMGEVMLPMLDSFLPTPTIVLARFRKWDEVLASPEPDKKLKVTGAMWHFARGLAYVAAGKASDAESEQRLFIAATKTIPADSPYGFNTAPTVFKVAESLLAGKIAWLKGDKKTAIDLLKRAVEAEDALRYDEPADWQLPTRETLGGALLLSGDYAAAEPVFRAELERNPRSGRALFGLVESLKGQGKQSAAAFVQAELDAAWKNADTKLRLQDL
- a CDS encoding YceH family protein, yielding MDALMDAIEVRVVGSLVEKQMATPEYYPLTLNALVNACNQLTGREPVVSYDERTVARALESLREKQLVWLVTAAGARVPKYEHRLSEKYNLAEQETAVLAVLMLRGPQTIGEIKGRTGRMYEFAELAEVEMTLESLMTSEPPLIVKLPRQPGTKESRYAHLLAGEVHVEEAPAAPRAEAAVLEVRAENQRLAQLESDVETLRQQLADLQQQFLEFKRQFE
- the pfp gene encoding diphosphate--fructose-6-phosphate 1-phosphotransferase — encoded protein: MAIKKIGIIVGGGPAPGTNGVIAAVAIEAINNGCTPIGFHDGFEWLAERFTDEQHELTADEVSRLHRDGGSLLGTSRTDITRDRRSLENAIAAFNKIGIDALVCIGGDDMIRSAVAIEQESGGAINVVLVPKSIDNDVWMPLPVPTLGHETARHVGVALVKNLMEDARTTVRWYFGVTMGRPTGHLTLAIGKAASATCTIIPEEFRKETIKLDDICDIIEGAIIKRRASGRDFGVVLMAEALAEHLSPEENVELQDVDRDEQGNIRVTEIDLGHMVKSEVQSRLEQRGFKVTIVDKTIGYELRCASPIPYDAEYARDLGYAAVSYLKQGGSGAMMTLQGGEAHAVPFAELIDAETGRGRRRAVDVDTESYQVARDYMVRLGPKDFTDAVWLKKLAETANLSEDEFRARFGKFAH
- the pfp gene encoding diphosphate--fructose-6-phosphate 1-phosphotransferase, with product MSAPRKLAILVGGGPAPGINAVISAAAIEAINEGFDVVGVQEGFKHLIREDASKIRPLRIEDVSRIHLDGGSVLGTARDNPTRSDQAISSVIKTLMAAGVTHLVTIGGDDTALSSSYVYEKSGHQIHTVHVPKTIDNDLPLPAHIPTFGYQTARHVGVELVRNLMEDARSTKRWYLVVAMGRKAGHLALGIGKASGATLTIIGEEFASATVPFADICDIVEGSIIKRRAMNQPYGVAILAEGLIEKLDPQELSGLQDAERDEHGHIRFAEIDLGRMVKAEVQGRFLARGIRLTITNKNIGYELRCADPIPYDAAYCRDLGYSAIRYLLAGGSGAMVSIQGGRLVPLAFADIREPETGKTRVRLVDPASEGYRVAREYMIRLTAQDFQNAVWLEKLALAASMTTAELRARFGN